The Rhododendron vialii isolate Sample 1 chromosome 8a, ASM3025357v1 genome has a window encoding:
- the LOC131335724 gene encoding uncharacterized protein LOC131335724, with product MEVGSGKNYRIRVLTKPYLTRTPCIFTAFVRDHQERERVKKKKTNQTQMTNKNKIDLEKKIEANPHQIDEERRRRRRRRSRLNQRRRTKNEDEPGVEISMLESSSLYPYPMSLKEVVWVTIEVVIPIFGSFVFVENQHH from the exons ATGGAGGTTGGGTCGGGTAAAAACTATAGGATCCGGGTTCTAACAAAACCCTATCTCACCCGGACTCCTTGCATTTTTACTGCTTTTGTACGAGAccaccaagagagagagagagtgaagaagaagaaaacgaaCCAGACGCAGATGACAAACAAGAACAAGATCGATCTGGAGAAGAAGATCGAAGCAAACCCACACCAG ATCGACgaagaacgaagaagaagaagaagaagaagaagcagattGAACCagagaagaagaacgaagaacGAAGACGAACCAG GTGTTGAGATTTCTATGCTTGAATCCTCCTCCCTCTATCCATATCCCATGTCATTGAAGGAAGTAGTTTGGGTAACAATAGAAGTGGTGATCCCGATTTttggatcttttgtttttgtggaAAACCAGCACCATTGA